In a single window of the Gossypium hirsutum isolate 1008001.06 chromosome A13, Gossypium_hirsutum_v2.1, whole genome shotgun sequence genome:
- the LOC107909694 gene encoding cyclin-H1-1-like, translating to MADFHTSTHRANWIFSPQELVEKYKAANQRAIQALEKYGTTQMEVDADGSLSYPEPIARDNADKHSRPKPLNIEEEQFMRVFYENKLREVCSAFYFPNKIQATALIYFKRFYLQWSVMEHHPKHIMLTCVYAACKIEENHVSAEELGKGISQDHQMILNYEMIVSQSLEFDLIVYAPYRSVEGFVNDMEIRTCLRSGMEG from the exons ATGGCTGATTTTCATACATCGACTCATAGAGCTAACTGGATCTTCTCGCCTCAAGAACTG GTTGAGAAATACAAGGCTGCAAATCAAAGAGCAATACAAGCACTGGAGAAG TATGGGACAACACAAATGGAAGTAGACGCTGATGGTTCACTATCATACCCTGAACCTATTGCAAGAGATAATG CTGACAAGCATTCTCGTCCAAAACCTCTTAACATTGAAGAAGAACAGTTCATGCGAGTGTTTTATGAGAACAAACTTCGAGAAGTTTGTAGTGCATTCTACTTTCCTAATAAAATTCAG GCAACTGCTCTAATTTATTTCAAAAGGTTTTACCTGCAATGGTCGGTCATGGAACATCATCCAAAACATATAAT GTTAACCTGTGTGTATGCGGCGTGTAAGATAGAAGAAAATCATGTGTCAGCAGAGGAGCTTGGTAAGGGGATTTCACAGGATCATCAAATGATTCTCAATTACGAGATGATAGTGTCTCAG AGTCTGGAATTTGATCTCATTGTTTATGCACCCTATCGTTCAGTTGAAGGTTTTGTCAATGACATGGAG ATCCGGACATGCTTGAGATCGGGAATGGAGGGATGA